From a single Sphingobacteriales bacterium genomic region:
- the tsaD gene encoding tRNA (adenosine(37)-N6)-threonylcarbamoyltransferase complex transferase subunit TsaD, translating to MSVILALESSCDETSASVLKDGKILTNIISNQLIHSKYGGVVPEFASRAHQRNIAAVTQQAIEDSGIKTEDISAVAYTQGPGLAGSLLVAAMFAKGFALSRNIPLIGVDHLHAHIMANFIDDPKPSFPCLCLLVSGGHTQIIHLTDYLEMEIIGNTIDDAAGEAFDKGAKIMGLPYPGGPSIDLLAKSGNPKAFHFPTPKIPGYHFSFSGLKTSFLYKIRDELKKDPDFLEKNKADLCASFQHRIVTYLSEKLLLASKDTGIKEICLAGGVAANSGLRNTLMLLSQKQGWNLYVPAFQYCTDNAAMIAIAAYFRLLKGNFSSPEENIYANYRKSVK from the coding sequence ATGAGCGTAATCCTTGCTTTGGAATCATCCTGTGACGAAACATCTGCATCGGTACTTAAAGATGGCAAAATTCTTACCAACATTATTAGTAACCAATTGATTCATAGCAAGTATGGTGGTGTGGTTCCTGAGTTTGCCTCAAGGGCTCATCAGCGCAACATCGCAGCGGTAACCCAACAGGCCATTGAAGATTCAGGGATTAAAACGGAAGATATTTCAGCTGTAGCTTATACTCAAGGTCCGGGATTAGCCGGAAGTCTGCTTGTAGCAGCTATGTTTGCCAAAGGTTTTGCTCTTTCCCGTAATATTCCTCTGATTGGCGTTGATCATTTGCATGCCCACATCATGGCCAATTTTATCGATGATCCAAAACCTTCATTTCCATGCCTTTGTCTTTTGGTTTCAGGTGGTCACACCCAGATTATCCACCTGACGGATTATCTGGAAATGGAAATCATTGGCAATACCATCGATGATGCAGCCGGAGAAGCTTTTGATAAAGGAGCAAAAATCATGGGACTGCCTTATCCGGGAGGCCCTTCTATTGATTTACTGGCAAAAAGCGGGAACCCTAAAGCATTTCATTTCCCCACTCCCAAAATACCAGGTTACCATTTCAGCTTCAGCGGGTTAAAAACGTCTTTTTTATACAAAATAAGGGATGAGCTCAAAAAAGATCCTGATTTTCTTGAAAAAAATAAAGCCGACCTCTGTGCCTCATTTCAGCATCGCATCGTCACATACCTGAGTGAAAAACTTTTGCTTGCTTCAAAAGATACAGGTATCAAAGAAATTTGTCTGGCCGGAGGGGTTGCTGCTAATTCAGGGCTTCGAAATACCCTCATGCTATTGTCTCAAAAACAAGGCTGGAATTTATACGTCCCTGCATTTCAATATTGTACCGACAATGCAGCCATGATAGCCATAGCTGCCTATTTCAGGTTGTTGAAAGGGAATTTTTCCTCTCCTGAAGAGAACATTTACGCAAACTACAGAAAATCAGTTAAGTGA
- a CDS encoding tetratricopeptide repeat protein, whose product MAAKKETSDAPFNIPIFTPENKTRLENFYQTYKTYITYGLGGILVILIGFFAFKNFILKPKEKEAQDMIFMAQQYFAKDSFEIALNGKDESFYGFLDVIDDYKMTKTGRLAHYYAGICYLRLGQYEDALHHLKKFRTHSRMLRPVSIGVTGDVYSELGEYKKAAKYYVKAATCVKNKLTTPMFYAKAALVYEELEQYKKALKYYELLKEEFPTSQEGINADKFIGRVKAKLEN is encoded by the coding sequence ATGGCTGCAAAAAAAGAAACTTCTGACGCTCCTTTTAACATTCCGATTTTTACTCCAGAGAACAAAACCAGATTAGAAAACTTTTATCAGACCTACAAAACCTATATCACATACGGGCTTGGCGGCATTCTGGTTATCTTAATCGGATTTTTTGCTTTTAAAAATTTTATTCTGAAGCCAAAAGAAAAAGAAGCTCAGGATATGATTTTCATGGCACAGCAGTATTTTGCAAAGGATTCCTTCGAAATAGCATTGAATGGAAAAGATGAAAGTTTTTATGGCTTTCTCGATGTCATTGACGACTATAAAATGACGAAAACAGGCCGCCTCGCTCACTATTATGCAGGCATTTGTTATCTGAGGCTTGGGCAGTATGAAGATGCCCTGCATCATCTGAAAAAATTCAGGACACATTCGAGAATGCTTCGCCCGGTTTCTATTGGGGTGACTGGTGATGTATATTCAGAATTGGGAGAATATAAAAAAGCAGCAAAATATTACGTTAAAGCTGCTACCTGTGTAAAGAACAAGCTGACAACGCCAATGTTTTATGCCAAAGCCGCATTGGTGTATGAAGAACTTGAACAATATAAGAAAGCATTGAAATACTATGAGTTACTGAAGGAAGAATTTCCCACCTCTCAGGAAGGTATCAATGCTGATAAATTTATCGGAAGGGTGAAAGCCAAACTCGAAAACTGA
- a CDS encoding YqgE/AlgH family protein, protein MAIKTIEPAKGRLLVSIPFLNDQFFSRSVVLLTEHNEDGSVGFILNKPLETTITEAISDFPDFEAVLHVGGPVDSSSLFYVHTLGDIIPESLPVLDGLYWGGDFDVIKTLIRKRQIKPSEIKFFVGYSGWASEQLDREIRERSWVVQKSTTRIIMKQSSEEYWKYFIKKTDREYAVWADFPVNPSLN, encoded by the coding sequence ATGGCAATTAAAACAATAGAACCGGCTAAAGGACGCCTTTTGGTTTCAATTCCTTTTCTGAATGATCAGTTTTTCAGCCGCTCTGTTGTTTTACTGACCGAGCACAATGAAGATGGTTCGGTGGGATTTATACTCAATAAACCTCTTGAAACAACTATCACGGAAGCTATTTCTGATTTTCCTGACTTTGAGGCTGTCCTTCATGTGGGCGGGCCTGTGGATAGTTCCTCTCTTTTCTATGTTCATACCCTCGGAGATATCATTCCTGAAAGTCTTCCGGTCTTGGATGGCTTGTACTGGGGAGGTGATTTTGATGTGATTAAAACGCTGATCAGAAAAAGACAGATAAAACCATCGGAAATAAAGTTTTTTGTAGGTTATTCAGGATGGGCAAGCGAACAGCTCGACAGGGAAATAAGAGAGCGTAGCTGGGTGGTTCAAAAATCCACTACCAGAATCATTATGAAACAATCGTCAGAAGAATACTGGAAGTATTTTATCAAGAAAACAGACAGGGAATATGCCGTATGGGCTGATTTTCCTGTTAATCCTTCACTTAACTGA
- the gatD gene encoding Glu-tRNA(Gln) amidotransferase subunit GatD yields the protein MSEDIFQGYKGKALEILKRFNARVWAQVEIDSTRGLFKGTILPRAENTDDEHIVLKIITGYNIGIDINTINNIVETGYKKAVYQIPLKDFPYSKEKPNVKLFGTGGTIASRLDYRTGAVIPAFTPGELYGAVPELADICNLTTEKLFAVFSENMGPEQYKKLAIAIGNEIEKGIDGIIIGHGTDTLHYTAAALSFMVQNPPVPIILVGSQRSSDRPSSDAALNLMHAATAAGHGQIAEVLVNMFGPTSDEYGFLHRGTRVRKMHSSYRSTFRTIGDTPVATVNRQGVFPIKKDFKPRRKDRNVTIMPYFEERVTMIYYYTNMNPDIIDSLVDMGYKGIIIIGTGLGHVNKPLYPAIERATKKGVAIYMTVQTLWGYVHMFVYDTGRDLMAKGVIPLENMIPETAYIKLGWALGQTSDLEKVKEIMLTPICDDITPREPYNGYLIYQGGVPEVEEFIRKFRK from the coding sequence ATGAGTGAAGATATTTTTCAGGGATATAAAGGAAAAGCACTTGAAATTTTAAAGCGTTTCAATGCCCGGGTATGGGCTCAGGTAGAAATCGACTCGACAAGGGGTTTGTTTAAAGGGACAATCCTGCCCCGTGCTGAAAACACAGACGATGAACACATTGTGCTGAAAATTATTACCGGCTACAACATCGGAATTGATATCAATACAATCAACAATATCGTTGAAACCGGCTATAAAAAGGCGGTATATCAGATACCATTAAAAGATTTTCCCTACAGCAAAGAAAAACCGAATGTGAAGTTGTTTGGAACAGGCGGAACGATAGCTTCCCGGCTGGATTATCGTACAGGTGCAGTTATTCCTGCATTTACGCCCGGTGAACTTTACGGAGCTGTTCCCGAACTGGCCGACATCTGCAACCTGACCACAGAAAAACTTTTTGCCGTTTTCAGTGAAAATATGGGTCCCGAGCAATACAAAAAATTAGCAATTGCCATAGGGAATGAGATAGAGAAAGGTATTGACGGCATCATCATCGGTCATGGAACTGACACCTTGCATTATACAGCAGCTGCCTTGTCGTTTATGGTTCAGAATCCCCCGGTCCCTATCATTCTGGTAGGTTCACAGCGTTCGTCCGACCGTCCGTCTTCCGATGCGGCATTAAACCTCATGCATGCTGCCACAGCTGCCGGCCATGGACAGATTGCCGAAGTGCTTGTGAATATGTTTGGCCCGACCAGCGATGAATATGGCTTTTTGCACAGAGGAACAAGGGTGAGAAAAATGCATTCTTCCTATCGTTCCACCTTCAGAACCATTGGCGATACACCGGTTGCTACGGTAAACCGGCAGGGTGTTTTCCCCATAAAAAAAGATTTCAAGCCAAGAAGAAAAGACAGGAATGTAACCATTATGCCTTATTTTGAGGAAAGGGTAACCATGATTTACTACTATACCAACATGAACCCCGACATTATCGACAGTCTGGTAGATATGGGCTACAAAGGTATCATCATCATAGGAACCGGACTCGGACATGTTAATAAGCCTTTGTATCCCGCCATTGAAAGAGCAACCAAAAAAGGTGTAGCCATTTACATGACTGTTCAGACACTTTGGGGATATGTCCACATGTTCGTTTATGATACCGGACGCGATCTGATGGCAAAAGGCGTTATTCCTCTTGAAAATATGATTCCCGAAACCGCTTACATCAAGTTGGGATGGGCTTTGGGACAGACTTCAGATCTTGAAAAAGTAAAGGAAATCATGTTGACTCCTATCTGTGATGACATTACGCCACGTGAACCTTACAACGGTTATCTCATTTATCAGGGAGGCGTTCCTGAAGTCGAAGAGTTCATCCGAAAATTCAGGAAATAA
- a CDS encoding cytochrome-c peroxidase, producing MKRLKLILGISAIIPLIKIVIIPLGIISAGISFMASDCDTTTPTPPWHTTPYQIPSPSGNWWPTPNIPADNPMTVEGVTLGRYLFYDGRLSGRLECDSQMSCGTCHLQKNSFEVGMDNPRFPGGRTKGIPDAQYPNGKYTPHYMLPLINLVFNHNGYLWNGMIHSSNPNLGSAAYKVPALPQYHMKNIESLVWMGIAAQHEMNSTIEKSVNMIKSIKSKPNYAELFKAAYGDEEITYDRISKAIAQFVRSLVSYNSKYHKWVRREIPKLEPNEYRGYTIYMSEKGDCFHCHGDPVLLTTNLFYNNGLDSIFNDTRDRYAYTKNPMDKGVYKAPTLINIELTAPYMHDGRYKTLREVVDHYSEQLVNSTTIDPLMKWIAYGGTQLKESEKDDLIAFLKTLTDWDFINNPAFSKPADLDTGCD from the coding sequence ATGAAAAGGCTTAAACTGATACTTGGTATTTCAGCTATAATTCCGCTGATTAAAATAGTCATTATCCCGCTTGGGATAATATCGGCTGGTATTTCATTCATGGCTTCAGACTGCGACACCACCACTCCTACACCACCATGGCATACAACACCCTATCAGATTCCCTCCCCATCAGGAAACTGGTGGCCGACCCCCAATATCCCTGCTGACAATCCCATGACAGTAGAGGGTGTAACCCTTGGCCGTTATTTGTTTTATGATGGCCGCTTATCCGGAAGGCTGGAGTGCGATTCGCAAATGAGTTGCGGAACCTGCCATTTGCAGAAAAACTCTTTTGAAGTCGGAATGGATAATCCTCGTTTCCCGGGCGGAAGAACAAAAGGCATTCCTGACGCACAATATCCCAATGGTAAATATACGCCTCACTATATGCTGCCTTTGATAAATCTTGTTTTTAACCATAACGGATACTTATGGAACGGGATGATTCATTCCAGTAATCCCAATCTGGGAAGTGCTGCCTATAAAGTTCCGGCTTTACCACAATATCACATGAAAAATATTGAATCTCTGGTCTGGATGGGTATTGCTGCTCAGCACGAAATGAATTCAACTATTGAGAAATCGGTCAATATGATTAAATCCATCAAGTCAAAACCCAATTATGCTGAATTGTTCAAAGCTGCCTATGGAGATGAAGAAATCACCTATGACCGTATCAGCAAAGCGATTGCGCAGTTTGTCAGATCTCTGGTTTCCTATAATTCCAAGTATCATAAATGGGTAAGAAGAGAAATTCCAAAACTTGAACCCAACGAATACAGAGGTTATACCATATATATGTCAGAAAAAGGAGATTGCTTTCACTGCCATGGAGATCCGGTTCTTTTAACCACCAACCTCTTTTACAACAATGGGCTCGACAGTATTTTCAATGATACCCGCGACAGGTATGCCTATACTAAGAATCCGATGGATAAAGGGGTATATAAGGCTCCGACCCTTATTAATATTGAGCTTACAGCACCTTATATGCATGATGGCAGGTATAAAACGCTTCGCGAAGTGGTCGATCATTACAGCGAACAACTGGTGAATTCCACTACCATTGATCCTTTGATGAAATGGATTGCTTATGGCGGAACTCAACTGAAGGAAAGCGAAAAAGACGACCTGATTGCTTTTCTCAAGACACTGACTGACTGGGATTTTATAAATAATCCTGCTTTTTCAAAACCTGCTGACCTGGATACTGGCTGCGATTAG
- a CDS encoding dCTP deaminase, whose protein sequence is MILTRSRILDEISKKTILIEPFREECLGPNSYDLHLGRYLLTYTQRMLDARIKNEMEEMTIPPDGFILFPGILYLGVTEEYIESHNHVPFLEGITSAARLGIYVNPCSGKGSIGHCNTWTLEINTIHPVRVYHGMPIAQILFFKTEGEVDTPYSKLKTAKYNARSIKPLESMMWKNKF, encoded by the coding sequence GTGATATTAACCAGAAGCCGCATCCTTGATGAAATCTCAAAGAAAACTATATTAATCGAGCCTTTCAGGGAAGAGTGTCTCGGACCAAATTCATACGATTTGCATCTGGGCAGATACCTGCTGACTTATACTCAGCGCATGCTTGATGCCCGTATCAAAAATGAGATGGAAGAAATGACCATACCACCGGATGGTTTTATACTCTTCCCGGGGATTTTGTATCTGGGTGTTACTGAAGAATATATTGAATCACATAATCATGTCCCTTTTCTGGAAGGTATCACGAGTGCTGCACGCCTCGGTATTTATGTCAATCCCTGCTCAGGGAAGGGAAGTATCGGACACTGTAATACTTGGACACTGGAAATCAATACCATACATCCAGTGAGGGTTTATCATGGCATGCCCATCGCTCAGATTTTGTTTTTTAAAACAGAAGGAGAAGTGGATACGCCTTATTCAAAACTGAAAACCGCCAAATACAATGCAAGATCAATAAAACCACTTGAATCCATGATGTGGAAAAATAAGTTTTAA
- a CDS encoding sulfotransferase: MKIVKPNFFLIGAAKSGTTALSAMLGNHPQVYISPIKEPNFFSKDIDISSFSAEYRKITFLAGDDYFRQKPLKKEHLSFIRQEHHYYALFEEAGDETAIGECSTSYLYSQVAAREIRNFNPEAKILVILRNPVNRAFSHYQMALKYGLTNLPLTEEVERDFKQQEKGWGISRLYIELGMYGSQLERYYQCFSPHQVLVLFHEDLIENQEDIFKKICLFLEVDPLKPELTGSYNEAVLPRFPWLNKVLTYSGLRKLMKENIPEKTRKRLSAAFFTRENLPKMSNDEKEFLLGFFKEDIQKTAMLTGRNLDHWLS; encoded by the coding sequence ATGAAAATCGTAAAGCCAAATTTTTTTCTCATTGGTGCTGCCAAATCAGGGACAACCGCTCTTTCCGCCATGCTGGGGAATCATCCTCAGGTTTATATCAGTCCGATCAAAGAACCTAATTTTTTTTCAAAGGATATTGATATCAGTTCATTTTCAGCAGAATACAGGAAAATAACTTTCCTTGCCGGTGATGACTATTTTCGGCAAAAACCATTGAAAAAAGAACATCTTTCGTTTATTCGCCAGGAACATCATTATTATGCGCTGTTTGAAGAAGCAGGAGATGAAACGGCAATCGGGGAATGCAGCACCTCGTATCTGTATTCGCAGGTTGCTGCCAGGGAAATAAGGAATTTTAATCCTGAAGCGAAAATACTTGTCATCCTGAGGAATCCGGTCAATCGTGCCTTTTCTCACTATCAGATGGCCTTAAAGTATGGATTGACAAATCTTCCGCTGACAGAAGAAGTAGAAAGAGATTTTAAACAGCAGGAAAAAGGCTGGGGCATCAGCCGGCTTTATATTGAACTGGGAATGTATGGCAGTCAGTTGGAAAGGTATTATCAGTGTTTTTCCCCTCATCAGGTTTTGGTTCTTTTCCATGAAGATTTAATTGAAAATCAAGAGGATATCTTTAAAAAAATCTGTCTTTTTCTGGAAGTCGATCCGCTGAAGCCTGAACTGACAGGGAGCTACAACGAGGCAGTTTTACCACGTTTTCCATGGCTGAATAAAGTACTGACCTACTCAGGATTGCGTAAGCTTATGAAGGAAAATATTCCGGAAAAAACCCGAAAAAGGTTAAGTGCTGCATTTTTTACCCGGGAAAATCTGCCAAAGATGAGTAATGATGAAAAAGAGTTTTTACTTGGCTTTTTTAAAGAGGATATTCAGAAAACAGCCATGCTCACGGGCAGAAATCTTGACCACTGGCTAAGTTAA
- a CDS encoding 6,7-dimethyl-8-ribityllumazine synthase: protein MSVKKKPGSEIVQFSDELKEKIRLGIVVSEWNEKITGSLLEACKDCFKKHGFKEEQIIVHWVPGSFELAYGAQLLFEYSNVDAVACLGCIIKGETPHFHYISESTALTIGQLSLKYNRPVSFGVITSETEFHASDRAGGSKGNKGEEAAMAVLKMLKMKEELKSDNRKSLGFV from the coding sequence ATGTCTGTCAAGAAAAAGCCCGGAAGCGAAATTGTTCAGTTTTCTGATGAGTTAAAAGAAAAAATCAGGCTCGGAATTGTTGTTTCCGAATGGAATGAAAAGATAACAGGAAGTTTGCTTGAAGCCTGCAAAGATTGTTTTAAAAAACATGGATTTAAAGAAGAGCAGATAATTGTTCATTGGGTACCTGGTTCTTTTGAACTTGCTTATGGTGCACAGTTGTTGTTTGAATACAGCAATGTCGATGCGGTAGCCTGCCTGGGTTGTATTATCAAAGGAGAAACACCTCATTTTCATTACATATCGGAAAGTACAGCACTTACCATAGGACAACTTTCACTGAAATACAACAGGCCTGTATCTTTCGGGGTTATCACGTCAGAGACTGAGTTTCATGCAAGCGACAGGGCAGGAGGAAGCAAAGGCAATAAAGGAGAAGAAGCCGCCATGGCTGTTCTTAAGATGTTGAAAATGAAGGAAGAACTCAAATCAGACAATCGCAAAAGCCTTGGATTTGTCTAA